In one window of Leifsonia sp. NPDC080035 DNA:
- a CDS encoding MmpS family transport accessory protein: MSTLPPPPAPEQQYAAPAPAKSGNGLGIAALILGILALIGAFIPFLNYGAWFLGLIGLVLGIVGLVQKNKAKGLALTGTILSGVAIILSIVLSIAYTAMFAAAVDSSIKESIKQDEAVASQPVDVVYNVTGTSTTASIVYTAYSDGGSKSESASDQALPWTKTTTVKKGGTFDFSSFSVTATAGQDGGDVACSITVDGKVVSEQKASGQFAVASCIATGTGD; the protein is encoded by the coding sequence CTCCCCCCGCCTCCTGCACCCGAACAGCAGTACGCGGCTCCCGCCCCGGCCAAGTCCGGGAACGGCCTCGGCATCGCCGCCCTCATCCTGGGCATCCTCGCCCTGATCGGGGCGTTCATCCCGTTCCTCAACTACGGCGCCTGGTTCCTCGGCCTCATCGGCCTGGTCCTCGGGATCGTCGGGCTGGTCCAGAAGAACAAGGCGAAGGGCCTCGCGCTCACCGGGACGATCCTCTCCGGCGTCGCCATCATCCTCTCGATCGTGCTCTCGATCGCGTACACCGCGATGTTCGCCGCGGCCGTCGACTCGTCGATCAAGGAGTCGATCAAGCAGGACGAGGCCGTCGCCTCGCAGCCCGTCGACGTCGTCTACAACGTGACCGGCACCAGCACCACCGCGTCGATCGTCTACACGGCGTACTCGGACGGCGGGTCGAAGTCGGAGAGCGCGTCCGACCAGGCGCTGCCGTGGACCAAGACGACCACCGTCAAGAAGGGCGGCACGTTCGACTTCAGCAGCTTCTCCGTCACGGCGACGGCCGGCCAGGACGGCGGCGACGTCGCCTGCAGCATCACCGTCGACGGCAAGGTCGTCTCGGAGCAGAAGGCGTCCGGTCAGTTCGCGGTCGCCAGCTGCATCGCGACCGGGACCGGCGACTGA